The proteins below are encoded in one region of Microbispora sp. NBC_01189:
- a CDS encoding ABC transporter substrate-binding protein, with translation MKRLAAIMAVASIATATACGTTGTTETARTGGGVFTTIDGSKQINASAPINPFNPVGSVFSGYNGMALAWPKNDPTDPNQFYPAIAGSWTTSSDRSQVDIHLRPDAKWSDGVPVTSEDVRVSIGLAYTQGGTAYALDPKAAGAAADIQVVDPTTVRITQGANRSSTFLANLLSTVVVPAHVFGKLLPADFWQLLKTAQHGQGAVAEKAKSAITGLAEKVIAFDPGHDVSAGPFVLERVNPGAALLTRNPYFYDRQKIAPDKVKILNYTGNEQIWNYLIAGRLDNAPFTSVPTAVMNRIREAPGSKVIKGYSPVAVSLAFNQAHKPYDNVHVRRALAYLIDRAQVTRIASPEGGTPAATTSGIHAQAARAWLGSGFDGLEQYRTNPAKADAELKAAGMTKRNGRWAMPDGSPWKVRIHVPASFSDWVAAGKSISSQLADHGVDASVVTAADYTLYLGELAEGKYDLGLWLIGLGPSPYNIFQRLFGQANGWQMFGGRLRHVAPGTEGNWMGGPEKVDAGAAGLVDPGELTGTLNYASHDEQKRIVGILAKVANEQLPVVQLWDYVNTQFVNTSRYTAFPPDDDQSLRLSSGVWMQLGMIKKAEKGRA, from the coding sequence ATGAAGCGACTCGCGGCGATCATGGCAGTGGCGTCGATCGCCACGGCCACCGCCTGCGGCACTACCGGGACGACGGAGACCGCCCGCACGGGCGGCGGCGTGTTCACCACGATCGACGGCAGCAAGCAGATCAACGCGAGCGCGCCGATCAACCCGTTCAACCCCGTCGGATCGGTCTTCTCGGGATACAACGGCATGGCGCTGGCGTGGCCCAAGAACGATCCCACCGATCCCAACCAGTTCTATCCGGCCATCGCCGGAAGCTGGACGACGTCCTCCGACCGGTCGCAGGTCGACATCCACCTGCGCCCGGACGCCAAGTGGTCCGACGGCGTGCCCGTGACCAGCGAGGACGTGCGCGTCTCGATCGGCCTCGCCTATACCCAGGGCGGCACGGCGTACGCGCTGGACCCGAAGGCGGCCGGCGCCGCCGCCGACATCCAGGTGGTCGACCCCACCACGGTGCGGATCACGCAGGGGGCCAACCGCAGTTCGACGTTCCTCGCCAACCTGCTGTCGACCGTGGTCGTGCCCGCGCACGTCTTCGGCAAGCTCCTCCCCGCCGACTTCTGGCAGCTGCTCAAGACCGCCCAGCACGGGCAGGGCGCGGTGGCCGAGAAGGCGAAGAGCGCGATCACCGGGCTGGCGGAGAAGGTCATCGCCTTCGACCCGGGCCACGACGTGTCGGCCGGGCCCTTCGTGCTGGAGCGGGTCAACCCGGGTGCGGCGCTGCTCACGCGCAACCCCTACTTCTACGACCGGCAGAAGATCGCGCCGGACAAGGTGAAGATCCTCAACTACACGGGCAACGAGCAGATCTGGAACTACCTGATCGCCGGCCGGCTGGACAACGCCCCCTTCACCTCCGTGCCCACCGCCGTCATGAACCGGATCCGCGAGGCCCCCGGCAGCAAGGTGATCAAGGGCTACTCGCCGGTCGCCGTCTCGCTCGCGTTCAACCAGGCGCACAAGCCGTACGACAACGTGCACGTGCGGCGGGCGCTGGCCTATCTGATCGACCGCGCCCAGGTCACGAGGATCGCCTCCCCGGAGGGCGGCACGCCCGCCGCCACCACCTCCGGCATCCACGCCCAGGCCGCCCGCGCCTGGCTCGGCTCCGGGTTCGACGGCCTGGAGCAGTATCGGACGAACCCCGCCAAGGCCGACGCCGAGCTCAAGGCGGCGGGCATGACCAAGCGGAACGGCCGGTGGGCCATGCCGGACGGCAGCCCCTGGAAGGTCCGCATCCACGTGCCCGCGTCGTTCTCCGACTGGGTCGCCGCGGGCAAGTCGATCAGCAGCCAGCTCGCCGACCACGGCGTCGACGCGAGCGTGGTCACCGCCGCCGACTACACGCTCTACCTGGGCGAGCTGGCCGAGGGCAAGTACGACCTGGGACTGTGGCTGATCGGCCTCGGCCCGTCGCCGTACAACATCTTCCAGCGGCTGTTCGGCCAGGCGAACGGCTGGCAGATGTTCGGCGGGCGGCTGCGGCACGTCGCGCCCGGCACCGAGGGCAACTGGATGGGCGGCCCGGAGAAGGTCGACGCCGGCGCGGCCGGGCTCGTCGATCCCGGCGAGCTGACCGGCACGCTGAACTACGCGTCGCACGACGAGCAGAAGCGCATCGTCGGCATCCTCGCCAAGGTCGCCAACGAGCAGCTTCCGGTCGTCCAGCTCTGGGACTACGTCAACACGCAGTTCGTCAACACCTCCCGCTACACGGCGTTCCCGCCCGACGACGACCAGTCCCTGCGGCTGTCGTCCGGCGTGTGGATGCAGCTCGGGATGATCAAAAAAGCGGAGAAGGGGCGGGCATGA
- a CDS encoding glycoside hydrolase family 3 protein — protein MTAGGASGDGLDRLAMAVLQPGFEGTEPPAWLLRALADGLGGVVLFARNVTRAAPRAAPRAGGPGPADRAAGGAVPGAAGPADAGDGTRALVAALRRERPDVIVAVDEEGGSVTRLEAATGSSWPGNLALGVADDESLTRRVGRQIGRMVAAAGVTLDYAPVVDVNADPRNPVIGVRSFGSDPEAVGRHGAAWIEGLQSAGVAACAKHFPGHGDTVTDSHLALPAVRASREVIERRDLPPFRAAIAAGVRAVMCGHLLVPAVDVLPATLSRTVLTGLLREEMGFGGLVVTDAIEMRAVAALHAPGEIAVRALAAGADAICVGVSSAGGESVYALRDAITAAVREGRLKEDRLAEAAGRVRDLAAWYDARADDRAAAAGDADEDLGLAAAAAALRVTTGPTAATRAAPPTPTTPAAPIEAAVGGIGERAGPGVLTRAPLVVSMAARPSQAVGRVTPLTLGQALAEILPGTVTAEVTDEVNYEEAAPGLLALLGDTGRPLVIAVHDAVRHAWMRRLLEEALRARPDAVVVETGVPGTPAGRLYLATHGNSAASARAAARWLAGRPR, from the coding sequence GTGACCGCGGGCGGAGCGAGCGGCGACGGCCTGGACCGGCTGGCGATGGCCGTGCTCCAACCGGGGTTCGAGGGCACCGAGCCGCCCGCCTGGCTGCTCCGCGCGCTCGCGGACGGCCTCGGCGGCGTGGTGCTCTTCGCCCGCAACGTCACCCGCGCCGCCCCCCGCGCCGCCCCCCGTGCCGGCGGCCCGGGCCCAGCCGACCGCGCGGCAGGCGGCGCGGTGCCCGGAGCGGCGGGCCCGGCGGATGCGGGGGACGGGACGAGGGCGCTGGTCGCCGCGCTGCGCCGGGAGCGGCCGGACGTGATCGTGGCGGTGGACGAGGAGGGCGGGTCCGTCACCCGGCTGGAGGCCGCCACCGGAAGTTCCTGGCCGGGCAACCTCGCGCTGGGCGTCGCGGACGACGAGTCGCTGACCCGGCGCGTCGGGCGCCAGATCGGCCGGATGGTCGCCGCCGCCGGTGTCACGCTCGACTACGCCCCGGTCGTCGACGTCAACGCCGACCCCCGCAACCCGGTCATCGGCGTGCGCTCGTTCGGCTCCGACCCCGAGGCGGTCGGCCGCCACGGCGCGGCGTGGATCGAGGGCCTGCAGAGCGCGGGCGTGGCCGCCTGCGCCAAGCACTTCCCCGGTCACGGCGACACCGTGACCGACTCCCATCTCGCGCTGCCCGCCGTACGGGCCTCGCGGGAGGTGATCGAACGGCGCGACCTGCCGCCCTTCCGGGCCGCCATCGCGGCCGGGGTGCGCGCGGTGATGTGCGGGCACCTGCTCGTCCCCGCCGTCGATGTGCTCCCGGCGACGCTGAGCCGGACCGTGCTGACCGGGCTGCTGCGCGAGGAGATGGGGTTCGGCGGGCTCGTGGTCACCGACGCCATCGAGATGCGCGCGGTCGCCGCCCTGCACGCCCCCGGCGAGATCGCGGTGCGCGCGCTCGCCGCCGGAGCGGACGCGATCTGCGTCGGGGTGTCCTCGGCCGGGGGAGAGAGCGTGTACGCGCTGCGCGACGCGATCACCGCGGCGGTCCGCGAGGGGCGGCTGAAGGAGGACCGCCTCGCCGAGGCGGCGGGCCGGGTGCGGGACCTGGCCGCCTGGTACGACGCGCGGGCGGACGACAGGGCGGCCGCGGCCGGGGACGCCGACGAGGACCTCGGGCTCGCGGCGGCCGCCGCCGCGCTACGCGTGACCACAGGACCCACAGCGGCCACGCGGGCCGCTCCCCCCACCCCCACCACCCCGGCCGCGCCGATCGAAGCGGCCGTCGGCGGCATCGGGGAGAGGGCAGGGCCGGGCGTGCTGACGCGGGCGCCGCTGGTGGTGAGCATGGCGGCGCGCCCCAGCCAGGCCGTGGGCCGGGTCACCCCCCTCACTCTGGGGCAGGCGCTGGCGGAGATCCTGCCCGGGACCGTGACGGCCGAGGTGACCGACGAGGTGAACTACGAGGAGGCAGCGCCGGGCCTGCTCGCCCTGCTGGGCGACACCGGGCGCCCGCTGGTGATCGCCGTCCACGACGCCGTGCGGCACGCCTGGATGCGGCGCCTGCTGGAGGAGGCACTGCGGGCCCGGCCGGACGCCGTGGTGGTCGAGACCGGAGTGCCCGGGACGCCCGCCGGGCGGCTCTACCTCGCCACCCACGGCAACTCGGCGGCGTCGGCGCGGGCGGCGGCCCGCTGGCTCGCCGGCCGGCCGCGGTGA
- a CDS encoding N-acetylglucosamine kinase: MGALFIGVDGGGTSTRCVVAGESGEIAGRGRAGGANAISVPDPAANLRAALLGALAGVDPTRVAGGVFGLAGVAGAAEPAERAWREAGLAGRPVVVSDVLVAFTGATTEPDGAVLVAGTGAIGARVRARRVVRRADGLGWLLGDEGSGVWLGRRGAAAALNAVDGRGAPTLLVARVAEAVLGAGSAGEDAGPALAAELVAAVYARVAEQGPAWLGTLAPVVDTAAREGDEVARGVVGEAARRLCRTARVVCGEGVPWSGAWARGGGGPLVLAGSLLTEPTELAHLVWAELGRWAELVPARDAAAGAAALALRAALGDDPRAAAAHRALIGQAVR, encoded by the coding sequence GTGGGGGCTCTGTTCATCGGCGTGGACGGGGGAGGAACCAGCACGCGCTGCGTCGTGGCCGGGGAGTCGGGCGAGATCGCCGGACGGGGACGGGCCGGCGGCGCCAACGCGATCTCGGTTCCCGACCCGGCGGCCAACTTGCGCGCCGCACTGCTCGGCGCGCTGGCGGGCGTCGACCCCACCCGGGTCGCCGGAGGCGTGTTCGGCCTCGCGGGAGTCGCCGGCGCGGCCGAGCCGGCCGAGCGGGCCTGGCGGGAGGCGGGGCTCGCGGGACGTCCGGTGGTGGTCTCCGACGTGCTCGTGGCCTTCACCGGGGCGACCACCGAGCCGGACGGCGCGGTGCTGGTGGCCGGCACCGGCGCGATCGGCGCCCGCGTCCGCGCCCGCCGCGTCGTACGGCGGGCCGACGGGCTCGGCTGGCTGCTCGGCGACGAGGGATCGGGCGTGTGGCTGGGCCGCCGGGGCGCCGCCGCGGCGCTGAACGCCGTCGACGGCCGGGGCGCCCCGACCCTCCTGGTGGCCAGGGTGGCCGAGGCCGTCCTCGGGGCGGGCTCGGCCGGAGAGGACGCCGGGCCCGCGCTCGCCGCCGAACTGGTGGCGGCCGTGTACGCGCGGGTCGCCGAGCAGGGGCCCGCCTGGCTCGGCACGCTCGCGCCGGTCGTGGACACCGCCGCCCGCGAGGGCGACGAGGTGGCACGCGGCGTCGTCGGGGAGGCGGCGCGCAGGCTGTGCCGTACGGCACGGGTGGTGTGCGGTGAGGGCGTCCCGTGGAGCGGGGCGTGGGCGAGGGGAGGCGGAGGTCCGCTGGTGCTGGCGGGATCGCTGCTGACCGAGCCGACAGAGCTCGCCCATCTGGTCTGGGCGGAGCTGGGCAGGTGGGCCGAACTGGTGCCCGCGCGGGACGCCGCGGCGGGCGCCGCCGCGCTCGCGCTGCGGGCCGCCCTCGGAGACGATCCCCGGGCCGCCGCGGCGCACCGCGCACTGATCGGGCAGGCCGTCCGGTGA
- a CDS encoding ABC transporter permease, whose protein sequence is MFRHTMLFLGYELRKLFANPVWPLFGIMQPVLYLVFFAPLLRSTVPGGKMTDVLAMFTPGSMMMIALFGSMFAGFGMINETRNGMLERLAVSQAWRPAIILGRLVKDVIVLVLQAILVIGIAALMGLRIGLTEMVLVLLLMAATGLFAASLSYGLALTLRDENGMSQLVQFFAMPLTLIAGLFLPVSLGPQWLQTLAKFNPLYYAVEAGRSLFRGDLSAGTIPVAFALFAALTALTLVWSVRSLRNLAG, encoded by the coding sequence ATGTTTCGACACACGATGCTCTTCCTCGGCTACGAGCTGAGGAAACTTTTCGCCAATCCGGTCTGGCCGTTGTTCGGGATCATGCAGCCGGTGCTCTACCTGGTGTTCTTCGCGCCGCTGCTGAGGAGCACGGTCCCCGGCGGGAAGATGACGGACGTACTCGCGATGTTCACGCCGGGCTCCATGATGATGATCGCCTTGTTCGGTTCCATGTTCGCGGGCTTCGGCATGATCAACGAGACCCGCAACGGCATGCTGGAGCGGCTCGCGGTCAGCCAGGCCTGGCGTCCCGCGATCATTTTGGGCCGTCTCGTCAAGGACGTGATCGTCCTGGTGCTGCAGGCGATCCTGGTGATCGGCATCGCCGCGCTCATGGGCCTGCGGATCGGGCTGACCGAGATGGTCCTCGTGCTGCTGCTCATGGCCGCGACCGGCCTGTTCGCGGCCAGCCTGTCCTACGGCCTGGCGCTGACCCTGCGCGACGAGAACGGCATGTCGCAACTGGTGCAGTTCTTCGCCATGCCGCTGACCCTGATCGCCGGGCTGTTCCTGCCGGTCTCGCTCGGGCCCCAGTGGCTGCAGACGCTCGCCAAGTTCAACCCGCTCTACTACGCCGTCGAGGCGGGCCGGTCGCTGTTCCGCGGCGACCTGAGCGCCGGGACCATCCCGGTCGCTTTCGCCCTCTTCGCCGCGCTGACCGCGCTCACCCTGGTCTGGTCGGTGCGCTCCCTGCGCAACCTGGCCGGCTGA
- a CDS encoding ATP-binding cassette domain-containing protein, protein MIIEAHDLRKTFHAKRGRGKKKEEVEAVRGIDLQVERGEVFAVLGPNGAGKTTTVRMLATFTVPTSGSARVAGFDVATEAAKVRENIGYVSQAGGVDDTAPGIESLLLAARISGMSRRQAQSRADELLAAFSLTEIADRPAKTLSGGQKRRFAIAVGLVNAPPLIFLDEPTTGLDPQNRANLWDEVRKLREQGTSVLLTTHYLDEADALCDRLVIVDHGKIVARGTPEELKKEVAGDVVTLRLGDRPEDTDAARELLAAQPYVKEVRAEPGTVRAYLDDGEHGLMHMLRTLEEKGLGIRSVSLERATLDDVFLKHTGRSLRDAA, encoded by the coding sequence ATGATCATTGAGGCGCACGACCTGCGCAAGACCTTCCACGCGAAACGAGGACGAGGCAAGAAGAAGGAGGAGGTCGAGGCCGTACGCGGCATCGACCTCCAGGTCGAGCGGGGCGAGGTCTTCGCGGTCCTCGGCCCGAACGGCGCCGGCAAGACCACCACCGTCCGGATGCTCGCGACCTTCACCGTGCCCACCTCGGGCAGCGCCCGGGTGGCCGGTTTCGACGTCGCCACGGAGGCCGCCAAGGTCCGGGAGAACATCGGCTACGTCAGCCAGGCGGGCGGCGTCGACGACACCGCCCCCGGCATCGAGAGCCTGCTCCTCGCGGCCCGGATCAGCGGGATGTCCCGCAGGCAGGCCCAGTCGAGAGCCGACGAACTGCTCGCCGCGTTCAGCCTCACCGAGATCGCCGACCGCCCCGCGAAGACCCTCTCGGGAGGGCAGAAGCGGCGCTTCGCGATCGCCGTCGGACTCGTGAACGCGCCGCCGCTGATCTTCCTGGACGAGCCGACCACCGGCCTCGACCCCCAGAACCGGGCCAACCTCTGGGACGAGGTGCGCAAACTGCGCGAGCAGGGCACCAGCGTGCTGCTCACCACGCACTACCTGGACGAGGCCGACGCGCTCTGCGACCGGCTGGTCATCGTCGACCACGGCAAGATCGTCGCGAGGGGCACGCCGGAGGAGCTCAAGAAGGAGGTCGCGGGCGACGTGGTGACGCTCCGCCTGGGGGACCGGCCGGAGGACACGGACGCCGCCCGGGAGCTCCTCGCCGCGCAACCGTACGTCAAGGAGGTCCGCGCCGAGCCCGGCACCGTCCGCGCGTACCTCGACGACGGGGAGCACGGCCTGATGCACATGCTGCGCACCCTGGAGGAGAAGGGCCTGGGCATCCGGTCGGTCTCCCTCGAACGCGCCACCCTCGACGACGTGTTCCTCAAGCACACCGGCCGTTCGCTGCGCGACGCCGCCTGA
- a CDS encoding YcnI family protein gives MTSYVRRVSAVAAGALALTLGLSLPALAHVTVNPGTAEQGGWTKIAFRVPNERDNASTTKVEVAFPTDHPLPFVSVRPVSGWKVKVTQGKLPQPIVSDDGDKITESVLKITWTGGKIESGQFQEFEASVGPLPKDVDALEFPTVQTYSNGEVVKWADPPKADGSEAEHPAPTLKLVAPKADEGGHEAAASPSAAAPADPVVAPSVAAVEADDDEGGSGTAALVLGGLGLVAGVVGAGAGITALRRSRA, from the coding sequence ATGACCTCATACGTCCGCCGTGTTTCGGCGGTCGCCGCGGGTGCCCTCGCCCTCACCCTCGGCCTTTCCCTGCCCGCCCTCGCCCACGTCACCGTCAACCCCGGCACCGCCGAGCAGGGCGGCTGGACGAAGATCGCCTTCCGGGTGCCCAACGAGCGCGACAACGCCTCGACCACCAAGGTGGAGGTGGCGTTCCCCACCGACCACCCGCTGCCGTTCGTCTCGGTCCGCCCGGTGTCCGGGTGGAAGGTCAAGGTCACCCAGGGCAAGCTGCCCCAGCCCATAGTGTCGGACGACGGCGACAAGATCACCGAATCGGTGCTGAAGATCACCTGGACCGGCGGGAAGATCGAGTCCGGCCAGTTCCAGGAGTTCGAGGCCTCGGTCGGCCCGCTGCCCAAGGACGTGGACGCGCTGGAGTTCCCCACCGTGCAGACCTACTCCAACGGCGAGGTGGTCAAGTGGGCGGACCCGCCGAAGGCCGACGGGTCCGAGGCCGAGCACCCGGCGCCCACGCTCAAGCTCGTCGCGCCGAAGGCGGATGAGGGCGGCCACGAAGCCGCCGCCTCCCCGTCCGCCGCCGCGCCCGCCGACCCCGTCGTGGCGCCGTCCGTGGCCGCGGTGGAAGCGGACGACGACGAAGGCGGCAGCGGCACCGCGGCCCTGGTGCTCGGCGGCCTCGGCCTCGTCGCGGGCGTCGTCGGGGCCGGCGCGGGCATCACGGCCCTGCGCCGTTCCCGCGCCTGA
- a CDS encoding MFS transporter: MRATLSFRLARSAAFAAVSVLLAMGAHWFAGGGGPTTGALLTGLLAVTAGAAVAAGRERPPQVIVVLLVGAQAFLHLLFDVTASTGAPAHLTWHGGLTTRTGMLTAHLTAALLTGLWLSRGEEALWSVLRRIGAGAARCLTTLAALTALLRAGLAGITRPRVRATPGPARALRPAWVLRHAVVRRGPPVSPVF; the protein is encoded by the coding sequence ATGCGCGCCACGCTCTCCTTCCGGCTCGCGCGGTCGGCCGCCTTCGCGGCCGTCAGCGTGCTCCTCGCCATGGGCGCGCACTGGTTCGCCGGGGGAGGCGGGCCCACGACCGGGGCTCTGCTCACCGGCCTGCTCGCCGTCACGGCGGGCGCGGCCGTCGCGGCGGGCCGGGAACGGCCGCCTCAGGTGATCGTCGTGCTGCTGGTCGGCGCACAGGCGTTCCTGCACCTGCTGTTCGACGTCACCGCGTCCACCGGAGCGCCCGCCCACCTCACCTGGCACGGCGGCCTCACCACCCGGACCGGCATGCTGACCGCGCACCTCACCGCCGCACTGCTCACCGGACTGTGGCTGTCACGCGGCGAGGAGGCCCTGTGGTCGGTCCTGCGCCGGATCGGCGCCGGGGCGGCCCGCTGCCTCACGACGCTCGCCGCGCTGACGGCCCTGCTGCGGGCCGGTCTCGCGGGGATCACCCGTCCCCGCGTGCGCGCCACGCCGGGGCCGGCCCGCGCACTACGCCCCGCATGGGTGCTGCGGCACGCGGTCGTCCGTCGCGGGCCACCCGTTTCTCCCGTCTTCTGA
- a CDS encoding bifunctional copper resistance protein CopD/cytochrome c oxidase assembly protein yields MTSPPRRRGSIAAGTVAAAVVTAATVLALALWFGGAGPRPAIEGLPSPGVLTTWGLPVVRLVLDVCAAATVGVLLASVVLMPARAGAVRTGRTTTGPARTRHSRTGSADAGDAGDATARRLGRAAAAWAAGWALSAAVTEVLTLSDFLGLPAGQALRSGALYVFLVNIPQGQAFALVAVAAAALAAGSLLPGGRAWRAVLLAVAVLAALPPAYVGHSASAADHNIAVLSLMAHVAAVVLWTGGLYALVAHLRAAPGLAVAVSRFSTLALGCFAAAAASGALNAWVRLGALPLLWQSRYGLLVLAKVAALAVLGWFGWRHRRATIAALRTGASRAPFVRLAAGEITVMAGTLALAVALGRSAPPAGEAGHQHSALGYALPPFTPGALVTDLRPDPIALILLAAAAAAYLSGVRRLRADGAGWPAGRTVSWLAGLLVLAYATSGGLAAYAPAMFSAHAAQYALLGAVGPALLAAGAPLTLWRRAHPGPDALDGPAARALSHPVVALALYALPYPALYLTGLFAFAQPSLALRLAAQTVVVVTGVLFFVVTAGVDPLPRAIRPQVRAWMLAGAIAVRAWTGLVVLIGPGQAPQWYAALGLPWAPDPAADQRTGALLGTWTGVAVLVALLVLLLGRWRAALLRTAAARGAAEERGERAAGPTI; encoded by the coding sequence ATGACCTCTCCCCCGCGCCGTCGCGGCTCCATCGCCGCCGGGACGGTCGCCGCCGCCGTGGTGACGGCGGCCACCGTGCTCGCGCTCGCCCTGTGGTTCGGCGGTGCCGGGCCGCGCCCGGCCATCGAGGGGCTGCCCTCCCCCGGCGTGCTGACCACCTGGGGCCTGCCCGTCGTGCGTCTCGTGCTCGACGTGTGCGCGGCCGCGACGGTCGGCGTGCTGCTGGCGTCCGTGGTTCTCATGCCCGCGCGTGCCGGGGCCGTGAGAACCGGGAGAACGACCACCGGCCCCGCACGCACCAGACATTCACGCACCGGATCCGCGGACGCCGGGGACGCCGGGGACGCGACCGCCCGGCGGCTGGGCCGGGCCGCCGCCGCGTGGGCGGCCGGGTGGGCTCTGAGCGCGGCGGTCACCGAGGTCCTGACCCTGTCGGACTTCCTGGGGCTGCCCGCGGGCCAGGCGCTGCGCTCCGGCGCTCTCTACGTTTTCCTGGTGAACATCCCGCAGGGCCAGGCGTTCGCGCTGGTGGCGGTGGCGGCCGCGGCGCTCGCCGCCGGATCGCTCCTTCCAGGGGGACGCGCCTGGCGGGCCGTGCTGCTGGCGGTGGCGGTCCTCGCCGCGCTGCCCCCGGCGTACGTGGGGCACTCGGCGTCGGCGGCCGACCACAACATCGCCGTCCTCAGCCTGATGGCGCACGTCGCGGCCGTCGTGCTGTGGACCGGCGGCCTCTACGCCCTTGTCGCGCACCTGCGCGCCGCGCCCGGCCTGGCCGTCGCGGTGAGCCGGTTCAGCACGCTCGCCCTGGGCTGCTTCGCCGCCGCCGCGGCGTCCGGCGCGCTCAACGCGTGGGTGCGGCTCGGTGCGCTCCCCCTGCTGTGGCAGTCCAGGTACGGCCTGCTCGTGCTGGCCAAGGTCGCCGCGCTGGCCGTGCTGGGCTGGTTCGGGTGGCGGCACCGGCGCGCGACGATCGCGGCGCTGCGGACCGGCGCGTCCCGCGCGCCGTTCGTCCGGCTGGCCGCCGGGGAGATCACGGTGATGGCCGGCACGCTGGCGCTGGCCGTGGCGCTGGGGCGCAGCGCCCCGCCCGCCGGTGAGGCCGGGCACCAGCACTCCGCCCTGGGATACGCCCTCCCGCCGTTCACCCCCGGCGCGCTCGTCACGGACCTGCGGCCCGACCCGATCGCGCTGATCCTGCTCGCGGCGGCCGCGGCGGCCTACCTGTCCGGCGTACGGCGGCTGCGGGCGGACGGCGCGGGGTGGCCGGCCGGGCGGACCGTCTCCTGGCTGGCGGGCCTGCTCGTCCTCGCCTACGCCACGTCCGGCGGACTCGCGGCGTACGCGCCGGCCATGTTCTCCGCCCACGCGGCGCAGTACGCGCTGCTCGGCGCGGTGGGGCCCGCCCTGCTCGCCGCCGGCGCCCCGCTCACGCTGTGGCGGCGCGCCCACCCGGGCCCGGACGCGCTCGACGGCCCGGCCGCCCGCGCGCTGTCCCATCCGGTGGTGGCGCTCGCCCTGTACGCCCTGCCGTACCCGGCGTTGTATCTGACCGGGCTGTTCGCGTTCGCCCAGCCGAGTCTCGCCCTGCGGCTGGCCGCGCAGACCGTCGTGGTGGTCACCGGGGTGCTCTTCTTCGTCGTCACGGCCGGCGTCGACCCGCTCCCGCGCGCGATCAGGCCGCAGGTCCGCGCGTGGATGCTCGCCGGGGCGATCGCCGTACGGGCCTGGACCGGCCTGGTGGTGCTCATCGGACCGGGGCAGGCGCCGCAGTGGTACGCGGCGCTCGGGCTGCCCTGGGCTCCGGACCCGGCGGCCGACCAGCGGACGGGGGCGCTGCTCGGCACCTGGACAGGCGTCGCCGTCCTGGTGGCCCTCCTCGTGCTGCTGCTCGGCCGCTGGCGGGCGGCCCTGCTCAGGACGGCGGCGGCGCGAGGCGCCGCGGAAGAGCGCGGAGAGCGCGCCGCCGGCCCCACGATCTGA